One part of the Symphalangus syndactylus isolate Jambi chromosome 1, NHGRI_mSymSyn1-v2.1_pri, whole genome shotgun sequence genome encodes these proteins:
- the TMEM158 gene encoding transmembrane protein 158: MLPLLAALLAAACPLRPVRGGAADAPGLLGVPSNASVNASSADEPIAPRLLASAAPGPPERPGPEEAAAAAAAPCNISVQRQMLSSLLVRWGRPRGFQCDLLLFSTNAHGRAFFAAAFHRVGPPLLIEHLGLAAGGAQQDLRLCVGCGWVRGRRPGRLRPAAAPSAAATAGAPTALPAYPAAEPPGPLWLQGEPLHFCCLDFSLEELQGEPGWRLNRKPIESTLVACFMTLVIVVWSVAALIWPVPIIAGFLPNGMEQRRTTASATAATPAAVPAGTTAAAAAAAAAAAAAAVTSGVATK; the protein is encoded by the coding sequence ATGCTGCCCCTGCTCGCCGCGCTGCTGGCCGCCGCCTGCCCGCTGCGGCCCGTCCGCGGCGGGGCCGCGGACGCGCCAGGCCTCCTCGGGGTGCCCTCCAATGCTTCAGTCAACGCGTCCTCCGCGGACGAGCCCATCGCCCCGCGGCTGCTGGCCTCGGCGGCCCCCGGGCCCCCCGAACGCCCGGGCCcggaggaggcggcggcggcggcggcggcgccgtGCAACATCAGCGTGCAGCGGCAGATGCTGAGCTCGCTGCTCGTGCGCTGGGGCCGCCCGCGGGGCTTCCAGTGCGACCTACTGCTCTTCTCCACCAACGCTCACGGCCGCGCTTTCTTCGCCGCCGCCTTCCACCGCGTCGGGCCGCCGCTGCTCATCGAGCACCTGGGGCTGGCGGCGGGCGGCGCACAGCAGGACCTGCGCCTCTGCGTGGGCTGCGGCTGGGTGCGCGGTCGCCGCCCCGGCCGCCTCCGGCCCGCCGCCGCCCCCagcgccgccgccaccgccgggGCGCCCACCGCGCTGCCAGCCTACCCCGCGGCCGAGCCGCCCGGGCCGCTGTGGCTGCAGGGCGAGCCGCTGCATTTCTGCTGCCTAGACTTCAGCCTGGAGGAGCTGCAGGGCGAGCCGGGCTGGCGGCTGAACCGTAAGCCCATTGAGTCCACGCTGGTGGCCTGCTTCATGACCCTGGTTATCGTGGTGTGGAGCGTGGCCGCCCTCATCTGGCCGGTGCCCATCATCGCCGGCTTCCTGCCCAACGGCATGGAGCAGCGCCGGACCACCGCCAGCGCCACGGCAGCCACCCCCGCCGCAGTGCCCGCGGGGACcaccgcagccgccgccgccgccgccgctgccgccgccgccgcggccgtCACTTCGGGGGTGGCGACCAAGTGA